One window of Trichoderma breve strain T069 chromosome 3, whole genome shotgun sequence genomic DNA carries:
- a CDS encoding protein-tyrosine phosphatase domain-containing protein, with translation MWCTMIELSRSGNKAYDPMDGRKKHVPGLVEIHEQLLQLLKDNLKELQPPFGTPKHVVNIDESVDDAQPDSASLCCMPRSSIRSKVAGTISDPASSASEKRNAQLRKHIEDTIRRLHGHALIINYVLYPHKVPCDIENFIIGNAKGVFTLARLLVNWSADPGAQRFFVTPYSQTLLSWARERAHKAAVAPLLHKPSPVLPRFLSLEEYDINVKFRQLSMAERELELLWAKYKSPNEKMDRYGNISPWARNRVKLQVPENKPDYINTSPITLTSSSPNQPPLHYIAMQGPTEPSFNHVWRGCEQNCAQYLPMYGENATWTFNDDNIWGDNWKAHLTFNSREVIAGGAIEKSMLVLRVYKEGGEKETRVIWHFLYKRWPDFGVPTRNDLDSLLQLIKLSEQHSSPLIKRIVHCSAGVGRTGSFIALDHLIRELNLGVLERFDEPSEGPDLICNTVDILHQQRCSMVQSKKQYRFIYQFMRKLWCDKYGVIDEDADDFE, from the exons ATGTGGTGCACGATGATTGAGCTTAGCAGGAGTGGCAACAAGGCTTACGACCCCATGGATGGGCGAAAAAAACATGTTCCGGGGCTTGTTGAGATTCACGAGCAACTTCTTCAATTGCTGAAGGATAATCTGAAAG AACTACAACCACCCTTCGGAACACCCAAGCATGTCGTCAACATTGATGAAAGTGTAGACGATGCTCAGCCAGATTCAGCTTCGCTATGTTGCATGCCTCGCTCCTCCATTAGGTCTAAAGTAGCAGGTACCATCAGCGATCctgcatcatcagcatctgaAAAACGCAATGCGCAGTTGAGAAAACACATCGAAGACACAATACGTCGACTACATGGTCACGCACTAATAATCAACTATGTCCTGTATCCTCATAAAGTTCCATGCGATATTGAGAATTTCATCATTGGAAATGCCAAGGGAGTTTTCACCTTGGCCCGCCTCCTCGTGAACTGGAG TGCCGATCCTGGTGCCCAGAGGTTTTTCGTAACGCCCTACAGCCAGACGCTGCTATCGTGGGCCAGAGAAAGGGCGCACAAAGCAGCCGTCGCGCCGTTGCTTCATAAACCGTCGCCTGTCTTGCCAAGGTTTCTATCGCTCGAGGAGTACG ACATCAACGTCAAGTTTCGGCAACTGAGCATGGCAGAgcgagagctggagctgctatGGGCCAAGTACAAGTCACCGAATGAAAAGATGGATCGCTATGGGAATATTAGTCCCTGGGCGCGAAATCGCGTTAAGCTGCAGGTTCCCGAAAACAAACCCGACTACATCAACACTTCTCCTATTACTCTCACGTCGTCTAGCCCAAATCAACCCCCGCTGCACTATATTGCTATGCAAGGACCTACCGAACCGTCATTCAATCACGTCTGGC GTGGATGTGAACAGAATTGCGCTCAGTATTTGCCCATGTATGGAGAAAATGCTACTTGGACCTTTAACGACGATAATATATGGGGCGACAACTGGAAGGCACATCTTACCTTTAACTCACGAGAGGTCATTGCAGGCGGTGCGATTGAAAAGAGCATGCTGGTGCTGCGTGTATacaaagaaggaggagaaaaagaaactcGTGTTATCTGGCACTTTCTTTACAAGCGCTGGCCCGACTTTGGTGTTCCAACTCGAAACGACCTAGACAGCCTTCTCCAATTGATAAAGTTGTCGGAACAACATAGCTCGCCATTGATTAAGCGCATTGTTCATTGCAGCGCTGGTGTCGGCAGAACGGGTTCTTTTATTGCTCTCGATCACCTCATAAGAGAGCTCAACCTCGGAGTTCTCGAAAGATTTGACGAACCATCAGAGGGCCCTGATCTAATCTGTAACACAGTCGATATCCTGCACCAGCAGCGTTGTAGCATGGTCCAGAGTAAAAAGCAGTATCGATTCATCTACCAGTTTATGCGGAAGCTTTGGTGCGATAAGTACGGTGTTATAGATGAGGACGCAGACGACTTCGAATGA
- a CDS encoding ABC transporter transmembrane region domain-containing protein, giving the protein MAAEASGKKNKNIGTGYASDDSQRSGASISNETIGNDAQEVQKVDFSHKEVLSSRKTEESHIRMPHNLENGRHAESEDEQDPYGHLPPHQANILKRQVVTPKVQQGIKVIYCYITRNDAIIIGISSIFAVASGATMPLMNIVFGQLQNSFQGYSNDRDGAQPLTYSDFTNQITKFVLYFIYLAIAKIREHYLASCLRQNIAFFDNLGAGEVTTRITAETSLIQDGISEKVSLTIAAVATFITAYVVGFIMYWKLTLILSCCLFALFLTTSIGSSFMLKNNKVSLDAYAQGGSLAEEVISSIRNAIAFGTQDRLARKYGEYLDKGAKYGYKMQKSMAFMSATMWLILYLTYGLAFWQGSSYVLDEVIPLSKLLIVVFSIIVGSFSLVNVMPHIQAFTTAIAAVGNIANTINRPSPIDPMKDEGEKLDHVKGNLYFKNVQHIYPSRPEMIVMENVSLKIPAGKVTALVGASGSGKSTFIGLIERFYEPVGGTIYLDGHNISQLNLRWLRQQVALVSQEPTLFSTSIYQNIRYGLIGTKFEYETKQKQRQLIIEASKKANVHEFVMRLPEGYETNVGEKGFLLSGGQKQRIAIARAIVSDPKILLLDEATSALDTKSESAVQAALEVAAAGRTTIIIAHRLSTIKDAHNIVVMSHGRIIEQGTHVELINSKGHYFDLVSAQDILGTDALTIDTQEQQLGEKEQRLIRDIPTDFGGDIKMHHVESPTTEASQKADSNHEIGKGYSLWTLIALIKSFNDPEWKIMITGIVFSIICGATYPVMSVFFAKEISTLSHPINDQNRAALKRSSDFWSAMLLMIAVVQFIAYALQGAAFGFCSEKLIRRVRERAFRTILRQDVAFFDKDENTSGSLTAFLSTETTHVAGLSGVTLGTLTMMMATLIIGVVMSLAVGWKLSLVCLSATPVLLACGFYRFWILAQFQQRSKAEYAASASFASEAVSSIRTVASLTREVGVLNEYKEALRAQRRRSLVSVIKSSVLYAASQSLIFLCLALGFWYGGTLIGKGDYNEFQFFLCLTTVIFGSQSAGTIFSFAPNMSNAHRAATELKTLFDRQPTIDTWSAEGERLEKVEGKIEFRQVYLRYPERPEQLVLRGLNLYIQPGQYIALVGSSGCGKSTAISLLERFYDPTAGEVYIDGKDISTLNIADYRSFISLVSQEPTLYQGTIKDNITLGSACSDVSDEAVEFACREANIYDFIISLPDGFNTVVGSKGVLLSGGQKQRIAIARALIRDPKILLLDEATSALDSESERLVQAALDNAAKGRTTIAVAHRLSTIQRADRIYVFDMGRVIEEGTHADLMKKNGRYSELVNLQSLTNDA; this is encoded by the exons ATGGCGGCCGAAGCTTctgggaagaagaataaaaatatCGGTACTGGTTATGCCAGCGATGATTCCCAACGATCAGGGGCATCTATCAGCAATGAAACAATTGGAAACGATGCACAAGAAGTTCAAAAAGTAGACTTCTCACACAAAGAAGTTCTATCATCACGCAAGACGGAAGAATCTCACATTCGTATGCCGCACAATCTCGAGAATGGTCGACATGCCGAGTCCGAAGACGAACAGGACCCCTATGGGCATCTCCCACCTCACCAAGCGAACATCCTCAAGCGCCAAGTCGTCACTCCGAAGGTTCAACAAGGCATAAAAGTCATCTACTGCTATATTACGCGTAATGATGCCATAATCATTGGcatctcttccattttcGCGGTAGCATCAGGTGCCACCATGCCACTCATGAATATCGTCTTTGGCCAACTTCAAAATTCTTTTCAGGGCTATTCAAACGACAGAGACGGCGCCCAACCTCTTACATATAGCGACTTCACTAACCAGATAACCAAGTTTGTgctatattttatttatCTTGCCATCG CCAAAATCCGAGAGCATTATCTCGCAAGTTGCTTACGACAAAACATCGCCTTCTTTGATAACCTGGGGGCGGGCGAGGTGACCACCAGAATCACTGCTGAAACTAGCCTCATACAAGATGGCATATCTGAAAAGGTTTCGCTGACTATTGCCGCCGTCGCTACCTTTATCACTGCCTATGTTGTGGGTTTCATCATGTATTGGAAACTCACTCTGATCCTATCTTGTTGCCTCTTTGCTCTATTTTTGACTACCAGTATCGGCTCCAGCTTTATGCTTAAGAACAACAAGGTCTCTCTTGACGCCTACGCCCAAGGTGGTAGTCTAGCCGAAGAAGTGATCAGCTCAATCCGCAATGCTATCGCCTTCGGTACACAAGACCGATTAGCCAGGAAATATGGCGAATATCTAGACAAAGGAGCCAAATATGGCTATAAGATGCAGAAGTCGATGGCCTTCATGTCAGCTACGATGTGGCTTATCCTCTATCTCACCTACGGTCTAGCGTTCTGGCAGGGAAGCAGCTACGTTTTGGATGAAGTCATTCCTTTATCCAAGCTTCTAATCGTTGTATTTTCTATCATTGTCGGCTCCTTTTCTCTAGTAAATGTCATGCCGCATATCCAAGCCTTTACAACGGCTATTGCGGCTGTGGGAAATATCGCAAACACCATCAACCGCCCGTCGCCTATCGATCCAATGAAGGATGAAGGCGAGAAATTAGATCATGTGAAAGGTAATCTTTACTTTAAGAATGTCCAGCACATTTACCCATCGCGCCCCGAAATGATAGTAATGGAAAATGTAAGCCTCAAGATCCCAGCCGGTAAGGTTACCGCTTTAGTCGGTGCGTCGGGCTCCGGAAAGAGCACTTTCATCGGTTTAATCGAGAGATTCTACGAGCCCGTCGGCGGTACGATATACCTCGATGGTCACAATATCAGCCAGCTGAACTTGAGATGGCTCCGTCAACAAGTGGCATTAGTCAGTCAGGAGCCGACTCTTTTCAGCACTTCTATCTACCAGAATATCCGCTATGGTCTTATTGGCACCAAGTTCGAAtacgaaacaaaacaaaagcaaCGGCAGCTTATTATCGAGGCATCAAAAAAGGCAAATGTACATGAATTCGTGATGAGACTGCCCGAGGGCTACGAGACGAATGTGGGTGAGAAGGGATTCCTCCTTTCTGGTGGCCAAAAGCAACGCATTGCCATTGCTAGAGCCATCGTATCAGACCCTAAAA TCTTGTTACTTGACGAGGCCACTTCTGCGCTCGACACAAAATCCGAGAGTGCTGTACAGGCTGCCCTCGAAGTGGCTGCGGCCGGCCGCACCACCATCATTATTGCGCACCGGCTATCGACTATCAAGGATGCCCACAACATTGTCGTCATGTCTCATGGCCGTATCATCGAGCAGGGCACTCACGTTGAGTTAATCAACAGCAAAGGCCATTATTTTGATCTCGTGTCAGCACAAGACATACTTGGGACTGACGCTTTAACGATTGATACTcaagagcagcagctgggTGAAAAAGAACAGCGCCTTATTCGCGACATTCCAACTGATTTTGGAGGCGACATCAAGATGCATCATGTGGAGTCACCCACGACGGAGGCCTCACAAAAGGCGGATTCGAATCATGAAATAGGGAAAGGCTACAGCCTATGGACCTTGATAGCCCTCATCAAGTCATTCAATGATCCAGAATGGAAGATTATGATTACAGGGATAGTTTTCTCAATCATATGTGGCGCCACTTATCCCGTGATGTCAG TCTTCTTTGCTAAAGAGATTTCCACACTATCACATCCTATAAATGACCAAAACAGGGCCGCACTAAAAAGAAGTTCTGACTTCTGGAGTGCCATGCTCTTGATGATTGCGGTTGTCCAGTTTATCGCTTATGCACTACAAGGTGCCGCATTTGGCTTCTGCTCTGAGAAATTGATCCGCCGTGTGAGAGAACGCGCATTCCGTACTATCTTGCGACAAGATGTTGCCTTTTTTGATAAGGACGAAAATACGTCTGGATCTCTCACAGCGTTCTTATCCACAGAGACGACACACGTAGCCGGCCTCAGTGGCGTTACACTGGGAACATTgaccatgatgatggcgaccCTTATAATTGGCGTAGTTATGTCACTAGCTGTTGGCTGGAAACTGTCTCTGGTTTGCCTATCTGCTACACCAgttcttcttgcttgtgGATTTTATCGCTTTTGGATACTAGCGCAGTTCCAGCAGCGTTCAAAAGCTGAATATGCGGCGTCGGCATCTTTTGCATCCGAAGCGGTGTCTTCGATACGCACTGTCGCCTCTCTTACACGCGAGGTTGGTGTGCTTAACGAATATAAAGAAGCACTTAGGGCACAGCGGCGTAGGAGCCTTGTATCGGTTATTAAATCCAGTGTTCTCTATGCCGCATCACAAAGTCTAAttttcctttgccttgctttgGGCTTCTGGTACGGCGGTACGCTGATTGGAAAGGGGGATTATAACGAGTTCCAATTCTTTTTGTGTCTCACGACGGTCATCTTTGGATCACAGTCAGCCGGAACTATCTTCTCCTTCGCTCCCAACATGAGTAACGCACACCGAGCCGCAACGGAACTCAAGACATTGTTCGATCGGCAACCAACAATTGATACCTGGTCTGCCGAGGGAGAACGACTTGAAAAGGTCGAGGGAAAGATTGAGTTTCGTCAAGTATATTTACGCTATCCAGAACGACCGGAGCAGCTGGTCCTTCGAGGTCTCAATCTCTATATCCAACCAGGCCAATATATCGCCCTTGTAGGGAGCTCTGGCTGCGGTAAGAGCACCGCAATCAGTCTTTTAGAACGTTTCTATGACCCTACCGCCGGAGAGGTTTATATCGATGGTAAGGATATTAGTACACTAAATATCGCAGATTACCGgtctttcatctctctcgtGAGTCAGGAACCGACGCTGTATCAAGGCACGATTAAAGACAATATTACTCTAGGCAGCGCTTGTAGTGATGTGTCTGATGAGGCTGTTGAGTTTGCCTGCCGCGAGGCTAATATCTACGATTTCATCATATCTCTTCCGGATGGCTTTAACACCGTTGTTGGAAGTAAAGGTGTCTTACTATCCGGAGGCCAAAAGCAGCGTATTGCTATTGCCCGCGCCTTAATTCGCGACCCCAAAATTCTGTTATTAGATGAGGCGACATCAGCCTTAGACTCCGAGTCTGAGAGATTAGTACAAGCGGCACTAGATAATGCGGCCAAGGGTCGAACAACTATCGCAGTAGCTCATCGGTTGAGTACTATCCAGAGGGCAGACCGTATCTATGTATTCGACATGGGAAGGGTTATCGAAGAGGGGACGCATGCCGATTTAATGAAGAAAAATGGGCGGTATTCTGAGCTTGTTAACCTACAAAGCCTTACAAATGATGCTTAG